One Gordonia zhaorongruii DNA segment encodes these proteins:
- a CDS encoding MarR family winged helix-turn-helix transcriptional regulator has protein sequence MDSTAKADLGAVFDEFVGAVHKRCDSEVLDAFVDMDLTLTQVRVVFTLATQGTDLSVGDLAEYLGLSLATAGRAVDRLVALDMVDRREDPDDRRSKRVSLTPRGRELADTQRAIMRDQVAEFSRALPPDVASALREAMIAALESIPEDRRAGTTCARNHVRSTS, from the coding sequence GTGGATTCAACAGCGAAGGCAGACCTCGGTGCCGTGTTCGACGAGTTCGTCGGCGCCGTGCACAAGCGATGCGATTCCGAGGTGCTCGACGCGTTCGTCGACATGGACCTCACTCTCACCCAGGTCCGGGTGGTGTTCACGCTCGCGACGCAGGGAACGGATCTCTCGGTGGGCGACTTGGCGGAATACCTCGGGCTCTCGCTGGCCACGGCAGGGCGGGCCGTCGACCGACTCGTCGCTCTCGACATGGTTGACCGCAGGGAAGACCCGGACGACCGGCGGAGCAAGCGCGTGTCCCTGACGCCCAGGGGCCGCGAACTCGCCGATACCCAGCGCGCCATCATGCGCGACCAGGTGGCGGAGTTCTCCCGGGCGTTGCCGCCCGATGTCGCGAGTGCGCTGCGCGAGGCCATGATCGCGGCGCTCGAATCCATTCCCGAAGACCGACGTGCCGGGACGACCTGTGCGCGCAACCACGTCAGGAGCACCTCATGA
- the arr gene encoding NAD(+)--rifampin ADP-ribosyltransferase: MARAPKPFEVHESGALLHGTRADLQVGDLLVPGHRSNYDPDRVMNHVYVTQTLDAATWGAEFAAGDGPGRIYIVEPEGQVEDDPNVTNKKLPGNPTRSYRTRESVRIVGEITDWVGHPPEQLQTMRDGLADLKRKGLDVIYD, translated from the coding sequence ATGGCACGCGCCCCGAAGCCCTTCGAAGTCCACGAATCCGGTGCGCTGCTGCACGGCACGCGGGCGGATCTACAGGTCGGTGACCTACTCGTGCCCGGCCATCGTTCGAACTACGACCCCGATCGGGTGATGAACCACGTCTACGTGACGCAGACGCTCGACGCAGCGACGTGGGGTGCCGAGTTCGCCGCAGGTGACGGACCCGGCCGCATCTACATCGTCGAACCGGAGGGGCAGGTCGAGGACGACCCGAACGTGACGAACAAAAAGCTCCCCGGTAACCCGACTCGCTCGTATCGAACCCGGGAGTCCGTCCGGATCGTCGGCGAGATCACCGATTGGGTCGGCCACCCTCCTGAGCAGTTGCAGACGATGCGTGACGGTTTGGCGGACCTGAAGCGCAAAGGCCTGGACGTCATCTACGACTGA
- a CDS encoding TetR/AcrR family transcriptional regulator codes for MTVRTPLKSRGRAPHLGPERRRPQILDTARALAVRSGFGSVTIASLAAEMGVTRPVIYACFPDRVEILSSLLDREQAGLTAAALESLHSSADAETPEQAFIAGFTALLTSAAEKPESWHLIFHGEPDPALSQRLREARGVLTRESTAWIRPAMVRWWDTSDLDRKLPVLIELFMSACESGVRSVLDEGEDWNAEELGRFLGKSLHRAFEAA; via the coding sequence ATGACCGTCCGGACGCCTCTGAAATCGCGTGGGCGCGCTCCGCATCTGGGTCCGGAGCGACGGCGTCCCCAGATACTCGACACGGCACGCGCGCTAGCCGTGCGCAGCGGGTTCGGATCGGTGACGATCGCCTCGCTCGCTGCAGAGATGGGCGTGACCAGACCGGTGATCTACGCGTGCTTCCCGGATCGGGTGGAGATCCTGAGTTCGCTGCTCGACCGCGAGCAAGCCGGCCTGACAGCGGCAGCTTTGGAGTCGCTGCACTCCTCGGCCGACGCTGAGACGCCTGAGCAGGCCTTCATCGCAGGCTTCACGGCGCTGCTCACATCTGCTGCGGAGAAGCCGGAGTCGTGGCATCTGATCTTTCACGGCGAGCCGGATCCGGCACTGTCGCAACGGCTTCGTGAGGCGCGTGGGGTGCTCACCAGGGAGTCCACGGCGTGGATTCGTCCGGCGATGGTCCGTTGGTGGGACACGAGCGACCTCGACCGCAAGTTGCCGGTGCTCATCGAGCTCTTCATGTCGGCCTGCGAATCAGGTGTCCGCTCCGTGCTGGACGAGGGCGAGGACTGGAACGCGGAGGAGCTCGGTCGATTTCTCGGAAAGTCACTGCATCGCGCGTTCGAGGCCGCATGA
- a CDS encoding excinuclease ABC subunit UvrA, which produces MIEVRGARVHNLQNIDVDVPLGMLVGIAGVSGSGKSSLAMGVLYAEGARRYIEALSTYTRRRMGQAPRADVDRVRHVPAALALRQRPSVPGIRSTFGTSTELLNVIRLVFSRLGSHVCPNGHRNPPTVNVAAEESITCRTCATVFDPPGAEDLAFNSGGACPVCTGTGTVREVNDATLIRDDGMTIDDGAIIPWQMFGFNVQPQIAREFGVRTDVPWRELRDWEKEIVLDGPEEKKHITFASKKGIHDLDFTFRNARLTVTEELKRAVDEKRLARVDRFLTERTCPACRGTRLSPAALAPRIGELNLAEVTEMTLDDVSAWAATVATTAPQEMRPMAERLIEALLGTSRRLLDLGLGYLSLDRAGSTLSTGERQRVQLARAVRNETTGVLYVLDEPSIGLHPSNITGLQGVIDDLLAEGNSVVMVDHDPLVLRRADHLIEIGPGSGRDGGTVVATGTAAQLDADPNSLIGGYLSGREQVLVRTPTEPERVFDQGAIRLRTTPLHTVHALDVEIPRGRFTTVTGVSGSGKSTLILDSLIPALRADGDAARPEHIVSFDADGIERVNVVDATPIGINVRSTVATYSGILDELRRAYARIGSAKAAGLTASDFSYNTGSLKCPRCEGTGEITLDVQFLPDVTITCSACDGHRYGPDAHEHRRPSATGRDDHALPELLAMTVSEALEHVGDLKKVRVRLEALRDVGLGYLTLAEATPSLSGGEAQRLKLVRELDRRQSQTLFAFDEPTVGLHPLDVAVLIGVLQRLVDQGGTVVVIEHDLDMIANSDHIIDMGPGGGAAGGRIVATGPPGEVAGDEESITGGYLAEHVGRA; this is translated from the coding sequence ATGATCGAGGTGCGCGGTGCCCGCGTCCACAATCTGCAGAACATCGACGTCGACGTGCCCTTGGGCATGCTCGTCGGCATCGCCGGAGTATCGGGTTCGGGCAAGTCGTCGCTCGCGATGGGAGTGCTCTACGCAGAGGGCGCGCGACGGTACATCGAGGCACTATCGACATACACCCGTCGTCGCATGGGGCAGGCACCCCGCGCCGACGTCGATCGGGTTCGCCATGTTCCCGCGGCGCTCGCGCTGCGCCAACGGCCCAGTGTGCCCGGCATCCGTTCGACCTTCGGAACCTCGACGGAACTGCTGAACGTGATCCGTCTCGTGTTCTCCAGACTCGGTTCGCACGTATGCCCGAACGGCCACCGGAACCCGCCGACGGTGAACGTCGCCGCCGAGGAGTCGATCACCTGCCGGACCTGCGCGACCGTCTTCGACCCTCCGGGAGCGGAGGACCTCGCGTTCAACTCCGGAGGTGCGTGCCCCGTTTGCACCGGTACGGGCACGGTGCGCGAGGTGAACGACGCGACGCTCATCCGCGACGACGGCATGACGATCGACGACGGCGCCATCATCCCCTGGCAGATGTTCGGGTTCAACGTGCAACCGCAGATCGCCCGCGAGTTCGGAGTCCGAACCGACGTGCCGTGGCGCGAACTGCGCGACTGGGAGAAGGAGATCGTCCTCGACGGCCCCGAGGAGAAGAAGCACATCACCTTCGCCTCCAAGAAGGGGATCCACGACCTGGACTTCACGTTCCGCAACGCGAGGCTCACCGTCACCGAGGAGCTCAAACGCGCAGTGGACGAGAAGCGGCTCGCACGCGTCGACCGGTTCCTGACCGAGCGCACCTGTCCCGCCTGCCGCGGCACCCGCCTGTCTCCCGCCGCCCTCGCCCCTCGGATAGGCGAACTGAATCTCGCCGAGGTCACCGAGATGACCCTCGACGACGTCTCCGCATGGGCGGCGACGGTCGCAACCACCGCACCGCAGGAGATGCGGCCGATGGCCGAACGACTCATCGAAGCCCTGCTGGGTACGTCACGACGCCTTCTCGATCTGGGTCTCGGCTACCTCTCACTGGATCGCGCCGGATCGACGCTCTCCACCGGAGAGCGGCAGCGCGTGCAGCTGGCCCGCGCGGTGCGCAACGAGACGACCGGCGTCCTGTACGTGCTCGACGAGCCGTCCATCGGCCTGCATCCCTCCAACATCACCGGGCTGCAAGGAGTGATCGACGACCTGCTGGCCGAGGGCAATTCGGTGGTGATGGTCGACCACGATCCGCTCGTCCTTCGCAGGGCTGACCACCTGATCGAGATCGGACCGGGATCCGGCCGCGACGGCGGCACCGTCGTCGCCACGGGCACTGCGGCTCAACTCGACGCCGATCCGAACTCGCTGATCGGCGGGTACCTCTCGGGTCGGGAGCAGGTCCTCGTGCGCACACCCACCGAGCCGGAGCGTGTCTTCGACCAGGGCGCGATCCGATTGCGCACCACGCCACTGCACACCGTGCATGCCCTGGACGTCGAGATTCCGCGCGGACGGTTCACGACCGTCACCGGCGTCTCCGGGTCGGGCAAGAGCACGCTCATCCTCGACAGTCTGATTCCGGCACTGCGGGCCGACGGCGACGCTGCACGTCCTGAGCACATCGTCTCGTTCGACGCAGACGGCATCGAGCGGGTGAACGTCGTAGACGCCACCCCGATCGGCATCAACGTGCGCTCCACCGTCGCGACCTACTCCGGAATCCTCGACGAGCTTCGCCGCGCCTACGCCCGCATCGGTTCCGCGAAGGCCGCCGGCCTCACCGCTTCGGACTTCTCGTACAACACCGGATCGCTGAAGTGCCCGCGCTGCGAGGGTACCGGTGAGATCACGCTCGACGTCCAGTTCCTTCCCGACGTGACCATCACCTGCTCCGCTTGCGACGGCCACCGATACGGGCCCGACGCGCACGAGCATCGACGACCTTCCGCGACCGGGCGGGACGACCATGCACTGCCCGAACTGCTGGCCATGACGGTCAGCGAAGCGCTTGAGCACGTCGGCGACCTGAAGAAGGTGCGCGTCCGATTGGAAGCGCTGCGGGACGTCGGTCTCGGCTACCTCACGCTCGCCGAAGCCACTCCGTCCCTGTCCGGCGGCGAGGCGCAGCGGCTCAAACTCGTCCGTGAACTCGACCGGCGGCAGTCTCAGACGCTCTTCGCATTCGACGAGCCGACCGTCGGCCTCCACCCGCTGGATGTGGCCGTGCTCATCGGCGTGCTCCAACGCCTCGTCGACCAGGGCGGCACGGTTGTCGTCATCGAGCACGACCTCGACATGATCGCGAACTCCGATCACATCATCGACATGGGGCCGGGTGGTGGCGCCGCCGGCGGGCGCATCGTCGCCACCGGACCTCCTGGGGAGGTCGCCGGGGACGAGGAGAGCATCACAGGCGGCTACCTGGCCGAGCATGTGGGGCGGGCGTGA
- a CDS encoding acyl-CoA dehydrogenase family protein, which produces MQLFNPHAPDFEEFDEETRRIFDATIAFFEGKGKAWLLQQHRDRVWYDEFLDFARAEKVFATFLTPAAQADGDPNKRWDEARIATYSQILGFYGMSYWYVWQVSILGLGPIWQSGNEPVKRRTAALLDDGAIFAFGLSEKEHGADVYTSDMVLTSDGEGGYLANGGKYYIGNGNAAGLVSVFGRIEGAPTGPKAQDGYVFFVADSGHPAYKLRKNVVDSQMYVAAFDLEDYPVAESDIIHLGSEAFDAAINTVNVGKFNIGFGAVGAVEHAWHEAITHADNRVLFDRRVTEFSQVRALFTESWVRLAAMQLYSERAIDYMRSGSVDDRRYLLFNAIEKMSVSRQGAKVYDLIADCIAARGFENDMYYPVGMVAMSGLPRLEGTVHVNMALALKFMKSYLFNPTDPSLALLAVRKPGIPDAVFGPMFKASRGAIRAATPLVQLPAPTSPAVPPRRREPVDDAFLFQQGPTQGLGKVAFHDWRAVYADHDYLPNVKIVLEQVDALQAFLGATPLDKAQMRDLDLLLVVGDLFTTVAYGDLILQQAGIAGTGDDLVDSIFEVLVADIAGHALTLSNKSALNSSQVNSARGIIRRPDFNAERTARVWNEARATAGTYEMNQ; this is translated from the coding sequence ATGCAGTTGTTCAACCCCCACGCGCCCGACTTCGAAGAGTTCGACGAGGAGACCCGTCGTATCTTCGACGCGACGATCGCCTTCTTCGAAGGCAAGGGCAAGGCGTGGTTGCTGCAGCAGCACCGCGACCGGGTCTGGTACGACGAGTTCCTCGACTTCGCGCGGGCGGAGAAGGTCTTCGCGACATTTCTGACCCCTGCCGCGCAGGCCGACGGCGACCCGAACAAGCGGTGGGACGAAGCGCGCATCGCGACGTACAGCCAGATCCTCGGCTTCTACGGCATGTCGTACTGGTACGTCTGGCAGGTTTCGATTCTCGGCCTCGGTCCCATCTGGCAGAGCGGGAACGAACCCGTGAAACGCCGGACGGCAGCGTTGCTCGACGACGGCGCGATCTTCGCCTTCGGGTTGTCCGAGAAGGAGCACGGCGCAGACGTCTACACGTCCGACATGGTGCTGACCTCCGACGGCGAGGGCGGATATCTGGCGAACGGCGGCAAGTACTACATCGGCAACGGCAACGCGGCCGGTCTGGTCTCGGTGTTCGGTCGGATCGAGGGCGCGCCCACCGGACCGAAGGCACAGGATGGATACGTCTTCTTCGTCGCCGACAGCGGGCATCCCGCCTACAAGTTGCGCAAGAACGTCGTCGACTCCCAGATGTACGTCGCGGCCTTCGATCTCGAGGACTACCCGGTCGCGGAATCCGACATCATCCACCTCGGTTCCGAGGCCTTCGACGCCGCGATCAACACAGTGAACGTAGGCAAGTTCAACATCGGCTTCGGCGCGGTCGGTGCCGTGGAGCACGCGTGGCACGAAGCCATCACGCACGCCGACAACCGCGTCCTGTTCGACCGCCGCGTCACAGAGTTCTCGCAGGTGCGAGCCCTGTTCACCGAGAGCTGGGTACGCCTCGCAGCGATGCAGCTGTATTCCGAGCGCGCGATCGACTACATGCGGTCGGGGTCGGTCGACGACCGGCGCTACCTGCTGTTCAACGCGATCGAGAAGATGTCCGTCAGCCGGCAGGGCGCCAAGGTCTACGACCTGATCGCCGACTGCATCGCCGCCCGTGGTTTCGAGAACGACATGTACTACCCGGTCGGGATGGTCGCGATGTCGGGTCTCCCCCGCCTCGAGGGCACCGTCCACGTCAACATGGCGCTGGCACTCAAGTTCATGAAGAGCTATCTCTTCAATCCCACCGACCCGAGCCTCGCACTGCTCGCGGTCCGCAAACCGGGTATCCCGGATGCGGTGTTCGGACCGATGTTCAAGGCCTCCCGCGGAGCGATCCGCGCCGCGACGCCACTGGTGCAGCTCCCCGCTCCGACGTCGCCCGCTGTGCCGCCGAGGCGACGAGAGCCGGTCGACGACGCCTTCCTCTTCCAGCAGGGGCCGACGCAGGGGCTGGGAAAGGTCGCGTTCCACGATTGGCGTGCGGTGTACGCCGATCACGACTACCTGCCGAACGTGAAGATCGTGCTCGAACAGGTTGACGCACTCCAGGCGTTCCTCGGCGCGACGCCGCTCGATAAGGCCCAGATGCGCGACCTCGACCTGCTGCTCGTGGTGGGAGACCTCTTCACGACGGTCGCCTACGGCGATCTGATCTTGCAGCAGGCCGGCATCGCCGGCACCGGCGACGACCTCGTCGACAGCATCTTCGAGGTACTCGTCGCCGACATCGCGGGCCATGCCCTCACGCTGTCGAACAAGTCTGCGCTGAACAGCTCGCAAGTGAATTCCGCACGCGGCATCATTCGCCGTCCCGATTTCAACGCCGAGCGCACCGCACGGGTGTGGAACGAAGCCCGCGCCACGGCCGGAACCTACGAGATGAACCAGTGA
- a CDS encoding YdeI/OmpD-associated family protein: MSAKTPEPVRCTATLELIEDQAIARLPAEASASLPSRGQVAVTGSANGHDFSTVVEPDGRRGHWIRIDDALREAIAVEAGGTVELELTPTKEWPEPAVPEDLQAALDHAPDTEDVWSSITPMARWEWVRWVKATKNPQTRERRVDVTISKLRDGKRRPCCFDLSSCTEPALAKSGVLMGTE, encoded by the coding sequence ATGTCCGCGAAGACACCGGAACCGGTCCGTTGCACGGCGACCCTCGAGCTCATCGAAGATCAGGCGATCGCTCGACTGCCCGCCGAGGCCAGCGCGTCGCTGCCCTCACGCGGTCAGGTCGCCGTCACCGGCAGTGCGAACGGTCACGATTTCAGCACCGTTGTCGAGCCGGATGGACGTCGCGGTCACTGGATCCGCATCGACGATGCCCTTCGCGAAGCGATTGCGGTCGAAGCCGGCGGCACTGTCGAGCTAGAGCTCACTCCGACCAAGGAGTGGCCCGAACCTGCTGTGCCGGAAGACCTCCAGGCAGCACTCGACCATGCTCCCGATACCGAAGACGTGTGGTCGTCCATCACTCCGATGGCGCGCTGGGAATGGGTGCGTTGGGTGAAGGCAACCAAGAACCCACAGACCAGGGAGCGTCGGGTCGACGTCACCATCTCGAAGCTGCGCGACGGAAAACGCCGTCCCTGCTGCTTCGACCTGTCGTCGTGCACCGAACCCGCGCTCGCCAAGAGCGGCGTGCTGATGGGTACCGAGTAG
- a CDS encoding esterase/lipase family protein, translated as MAGVNDWDCTVRSGTRPVVLLHGSWSNSAKTWSTLAGDLRSQGRCVYAPNYGGDGGRSLAGRIPGVYATAPIPQSSREVGRFVDRVRTATGAATVDVVGHSQGGVVGLYYLKHGGSWKVHDLVAIASAFRGVTLRGLSDLVRGLQGAGVDPLPGASTVLGRVAGDRLAGSPLLRKLNASIAYPRGRITTISSRADALNHDVTRTQLPRSPYVDNLVVQDRCAGEQSAHSELPHSPVVGDMVSAALAARAPDSVECKPVRR; from the coding sequence ATGGCGGGGGTGAATGACTGGGATTGCACTGTGCGGTCGGGGACGCGGCCAGTGGTGCTCCTGCACGGCAGCTGGTCCAACAGCGCAAAAACATGGTCCACGCTGGCAGGTGACCTGCGATCGCAGGGACGGTGCGTATACGCGCCGAACTACGGGGGCGACGGCGGGCGCAGTCTCGCGGGCCGGATCCCCGGCGTGTATGCGACCGCACCGATCCCCCAGTCATCGCGCGAGGTCGGCCGCTTCGTCGACCGGGTGCGGACAGCCACCGGCGCAGCGACTGTGGACGTAGTAGGGCATTCGCAGGGTGGGGTTGTTGGCCTCTACTACCTCAAGCACGGCGGGAGCTGGAAGGTGCACGACTTGGTGGCGATAGCATCGGCATTCCGGGGTGTGACCCTCCGCGGACTGAGCGACCTGGTGCGGGGTTTACAAGGTGCTGGTGTTGATCCCTTGCCGGGCGCGTCGACTGTGCTCGGTCGGGTTGCCGGCGATCGGCTGGCGGGGTCTCCCCTGCTGCGGAAGCTGAACGCATCAATCGCCTACCCCCGGGGCCGGATCACGACGATCTCCTCGCGGGCCGATGCACTCAATCACGACGTGACCCGCACCCAACTACCGAGGTCACCGTACGTCGACAACCTGGTCGTGCAGGACCGGTGCGCCGGGGAGCAGTCAGCGCATTCTGAGCTCCCTCATTCGCCAGTTGTCGGCGATATGGTCTCTGCGGCGCTCGCGGCGAGAGCTCCCGACTCGGTCGAGTGCAAGCCTGTACGCCGATGA
- a CDS encoding DHA2 family efflux MFS transporter permease subunit, which yields MTSSTNPDAASPPGGGPGVAESQSKGSTAIDARLLKVAGVVVLGAIMATLDMTIVNVAIPTFQSAFQATYAGVAWAVTAYTLALATVIPLTGWAADRFGTKRLYLTALALFVAGSIACSTAWSLEALIGFRVLQGLGGGMLMPLSMTILTRAAGPERIGRMMALLGVPMLLGPICGPILGGWLIDSASWHWIFLVNVPVGALAILAAVVVLPKDETHPGERFDFLGMLLLSPGLALFLFGVSSIPEEGTFESARVLGPGIAGLVLMILFVLHARGKTNALIDLSLFKDRNLTVSVITLVLFVIAFMGTMMLLPSYFMQVRGESTLMAGLLVAPQGLGAMMSMPIGGKLIDTIGPKFVVLPGIALITVGLGLFTQVGTDTSIWYTSGSLLVMGIGMGFTMMPLMTSALATLTDHKVARGSTLMNIVQQTGASIGAAVMSVVLTNQMLDHGVDSTKMQSGDQSGGPIPPEMAAKLQQLLNGAADAFSNTFVVSVVIVAITLVPAAFLSRKKVAPVTAPAEAVEQHDDQPESHGQVMR from the coding sequence ATGACATCATCGACGAACCCGGACGCTGCGTCCCCACCGGGAGGAGGTCCAGGGGTTGCGGAATCGCAGTCGAAGGGCTCGACAGCCATCGACGCTCGCCTTCTCAAGGTGGCGGGCGTGGTCGTGCTCGGCGCGATCATGGCGACGCTGGACATGACGATCGTCAACGTCGCGATCCCCACCTTTCAGAGCGCCTTCCAGGCGACGTACGCCGGCGTCGCATGGGCGGTCACTGCGTACACGCTGGCGCTGGCCACCGTCATTCCGCTCACAGGTTGGGCGGCCGACCGTTTCGGCACCAAACGGCTGTACCTCACCGCGCTGGCGTTGTTCGTCGCCGGTTCGATCGCGTGCAGCACGGCATGGTCGCTGGAGGCGTTGATCGGATTCCGCGTACTCCAGGGACTCGGCGGCGGCATGCTCATGCCGCTCAGCATGACGATCCTGACCCGGGCAGCCGGGCCCGAGAGAATCGGGCGGATGATGGCGCTGCTGGGAGTGCCGATGCTCCTCGGCCCCATCTGCGGCCCGATCCTCGGCGGCTGGCTCATCGACTCGGCTTCCTGGCACTGGATCTTCCTGGTGAACGTGCCGGTGGGCGCACTGGCGATCTTGGCCGCGGTCGTCGTTCTCCCGAAGGATGAGACCCACCCGGGCGAGCGGTTCGACTTCCTGGGCATGCTGCTCCTTTCTCCGGGCCTCGCGCTGTTCCTGTTCGGCGTCTCTTCGATACCGGAAGAGGGCACCTTCGAGTCGGCGCGGGTGCTCGGACCCGGCATCGCCGGACTGGTGCTCATGATCCTGTTCGTGCTGCACGCACGGGGGAAGACGAACGCACTGATCGACCTGTCGCTGTTCAAGGACCGGAACCTGACGGTCTCGGTGATCACTCTGGTCCTCTTCGTGATCGCCTTCATGGGCACGATGATGCTGTTGCCCAGCTACTTCATGCAGGTGCGCGGCGAGTCCACACTGATGGCCGGACTTCTGGTGGCGCCGCAGGGGCTCGGTGCGATGATGTCGATGCCGATCGGCGGCAAGCTGATCGACACGATCGGCCCCAAGTTCGTAGTTCTTCCCGGCATCGCACTCATCACCGTGGGATTGGGGCTGTTCACCCAGGTCGGAACCGACACGTCGATCTGGTACACGAGCGGCTCGCTGCTCGTCATGGGCATCGGCATGGGCTTCACGATGATGCCGCTGATGACGTCGGCACTGGCCACTCTGACCGACCACAAGGTGGCGCGCGGTTCCACCCTGATGAACATCGTCCAGCAGACGGGAGCGTCGATCGGCGCCGCAGTCATGTCGGTGGTGCTGACGAACCAGATGCTCGACCACGGTGTGGATTCGACCAAGATGCAGTCGGGCGATCAGTCGGGCGGGCCCATCCCGCCGGAGATGGCAGCCAAGCTTCAGCAGTTGCTCAACGGCGCTGCCGACGCTTTCAGCAACACCTTCGTCGTCAGCGTGGTAATCGTGGCGATCACCCTGGTCCCCGCGGCGTTCCTGTCGCGGAAGAAGGTGGCACCGGTGACGGCGCCCGCCGAGGCCGTCGAACAGCACGACGATCAGCCCGAGAGTCACGGCCAGGTAATGCGCTGA
- a CDS encoding oxygenase MpaB family protein: protein MTDTKSKDVTPHADYGFFAPDSVTRRVWGYPTTPLHGIVRAVTVEELDPNLIASVDATGANYDRLPTRYARTVQYFAAVAFADARTVLEMADVLVKIHSKAIGVEPVSGGHYDANDPESQLWILVTGWHSVLKAYETFGPGRLTDDEVRQYWADCAIAAEMQTCDPDSVPRSREEVRAYFDSWRPHLAASEAAQHMMVHLLNGANAVVVDGPLRLARRPANWFIRTGTTALLPRHMRRLAGIHQSPATDLLITYVTRAFFAAFGSLTIGQRWFLQHVAPKTLPIVEPHWNAVPPVNREVLTPAEARDRFGFARPAEAHLELREKQRERVFGRGEAPSENGLVESQRLLGSVGESSVVG from the coding sequence ATGACCGATACCAAGTCCAAGGACGTCACCCCGCACGCCGATTACGGATTCTTCGCCCCCGACTCGGTCACCCGCCGAGTGTGGGGCTATCCGACCACGCCGCTGCACGGGATCGTGCGCGCAGTGACCGTCGAGGAACTCGACCCCAACCTGATCGCCTCCGTCGACGCGACCGGAGCGAACTACGACCGACTCCCCACTCGCTACGCACGAACGGTCCAATACTTCGCCGCGGTCGCATTCGCGGACGCCCGCACCGTGTTGGAGATGGCGGATGTGCTGGTCAAGATCCATTCCAAGGCGATCGGGGTGGAACCCGTCAGCGGAGGCCACTACGACGCCAACGACCCCGAATCCCAACTGTGGATCCTCGTCACCGGCTGGCATTCCGTCCTCAAGGCGTACGAGACCTTCGGTCCGGGACGGCTGACCGACGACGAGGTGCGTCAGTACTGGGCTGACTGCGCGATCGCCGCCGAGATGCAGACCTGCGACCCCGACTCGGTACCTCGCTCACGCGAGGAGGTCCGGGCCTACTTCGACAGTTGGCGTCCGCACCTGGCAGCCAGCGAGGCCGCGCAGCACATGATGGTCCACTTGCTCAACGGTGCGAACGCCGTCGTCGTCGACGGGCCACTGCGCCTGGCTCGCCGCCCCGCCAACTGGTTCATCCGCACCGGAACCACCGCGCTTCTGCCGCGTCATATGCGGCGTCTCGCCGGAATTCACCAGTCACCCGCCACGGACCTTCTCATCACGTACGTCACGCGCGCGTTCTTCGCGGCCTTCGGCAGTCTCACCATCGGTCAGCGCTGGTTCCTCCAACACGTTGCGCCGAAGACGCTTCCGATCGTCGAGCCGCACTGGAACGCCGTTCCGCCGGTGAATCGGGAAGTGCTGACGCCGGCTGAGGCTCGAGATCGCTTCGGTTTCGCCCGCCCCGCCGAGGCTCACCTCGAACTGCGCGAGAAGCAGCGCGAGCGGGTGTTCGGTCGGGGCGAGGCTCCGAGCGAGAACGGCCTCGTCGAATCGCAGCGGCTTCTCGGAAGCGTCGGGGAGTCGTCGGTCGTCGGCTGA